The following proteins are encoded in a genomic region of Musa acuminata AAA Group cultivar baxijiao chromosome BXJ2-11, Cavendish_Baxijiao_AAA, whole genome shotgun sequence:
- the LOC135626240 gene encoding 2-carboxy-1,4-naphthoquinone phytyltransferase, chloroplastic-like: MAVVVVPTAYALPPPSLLLSTTSLPSPPPLPAIFQKSTAWLPLTKSRWVVAARRTSLLPPCQMSFAEAVGKGDEDGVSRATLLWRAAKLPIYSVALVPLSVGCAAAYLQSGLFSLNRYLVLSFASVLVITWLNLSNDVYDFDTGADQNKKESVVNILGSRGVTQFAANASLALGFMGLFWACAEAGDIRFIILVTCAILCGYVYQCPPCRLSYQGLGEPLCFAAFGPFATTAFYFSSSSRNLSSGISPLPVTGRVLFSSFLVGLTTTLILFCSHFHQIDGDQAVGKMSPLVRIGTRAGSKVVKYGVISLYVLSLVFGLCKALPATCVFLSALTIPMGKMVIDYVEKNHDDKIKIFMAKYYCVRLHALFGSALALGLLLARTRITT, encoded by the exons ATGGCTGTGGTCGTGGTTCCGACAGCATACGcccttcctcctccctccctcctcctctctACTACATCTCTCCCTTCTCCACCGCCTCTTCCAGCCATCTTCCAAAAATCCACGGCCTGGCTTCCCCTAACGAAGAGCAGATGGGTGGTGGCTGCGAGGAGGACCAGTCTTCTTCCCCCGTGCCAGATGTCTTTTGCTGAGGCGGTGGGCAAAGGAGATGAGGATGGCGTCTCGAGGGCGACGCTTCTGTGGCGAGCCGCCAAGTTGCCCATCTATTCCGTAGCCCTCGTTCCTCTCTCG GTAGGGTGTGCTGCAGCTTACCTCCAATCAGGATTATTTTCTTTGAACCGTTATCTTGTACTGTCATTTGCATCAGTTCTAGTCATCACTTGGCTCAATCTGAG TAATGATGTTTATGATTTTGATACGGGGGCAGATCAAAACAAAAAAGAATCTGTTGTCAATATACTTGGCAG TCGTGGGGTGACACAGTTTGCGGCAAATGCATCACTTGCTCTTGGCTTCATGGGCCTTTTCTGGGCATGTGCAGAGGCAGGAGATATCCGCTTCATTATATTGGTGACATGTGCTATCCTCTGTGGGTATGTTTATCAG TGCCCTCCATGTCGCCTGAGCTACCAAGGACTGGGAGAACCATTATGCTTTGCTGCATTTGGTCCGTTTGCCACTACAGCTTTCTACTTCTCTAGCAGCAGCAGAAACTTATCTAG TGGAATAAGCCCTCTCCCAGTAACCGGTAGAGTTTTATTTTCATCATTCCTTGTTGGTCTGACAACCACCCTCATTCTTTTCTGCAGCCATTTTCACCAG ATTGATGGAGATCAAGCTGTTGGCAAGATGTCACCACTG GTTAGAATTGGCACCAGAGCAGGCTCTAAAGTAGTGAAATATGGAGTCATCTCACTTTATGTTCTCTCATTGGTTTTTGGTTTATGCAAAGCTCTTCCAGCTACTTGTGTT TTCCTTTCTGCTTTGACCATTCCGATGGGTAAAATGGTGATCGACTACGTCGAAAAAAATCATGAT GATAAGATCAAGATCTTCATGGCGAAATATTATTGTGTGAGGTTACACGCATTATTCGGAAGTGCATTAGCTCTTGGACTGCTTTTGGCCAGAACTAGAATTACAACATGA
- the LOC135627632 gene encoding uncharacterized protein LOC135627632: protein MDLAGPELKEMIGSGIFAVNNDDVQLESENSFLTSSYGTYSHNYQFCFNGKGTILPEKPMLLAGVAKQRELSGTLLSESEPRLKKRLSDAKSRELSGHGIFARPREVPLRPLAAQYLELNDKGLGRTTPRKSPPTRTAGPNNFLFGDEIPARTSKKMHAKKIADLIGNGIFKDVAPPGFSEKTRSKAKLKELIGNDIFADRKDPPRYYFGGIRKPPGGESSITLA from the exons ATGGATCTGGCAG GTCCTGAGTTAAAGGAAATGATTGGTAGCGGCATTTTTGCAGTTAACAATGATGATGTTCAATTAGAATCAGAGAATTCTTTTTTGACTTCTAGCTATGGGACATATTCACATAACTATCAG TTCTGTTTCAATGGCAAAGGAACCATTTTACCTGAGAAACCAATGCTATTGGCTGGGGTTGCCAAGCAGCGAGAATTAAGTGGAACTCTGCTGAGTGAATCAGAACCTAGATTGAAGAAACGATTATCTGATGCGAAATCCAGGGAACTTAGTGGGCATGGCATCTTTGCTCGTCCACGAGAAGTTCCCCTTAGGCCATTGGCAGCACAATATTTGGAGCTGAATGACAAGGGCCTTGGAAGAACTACGCCAAGAAAATCACCCCCAACG CGTACTGCTGGTCCGAACAATTTCTTGTTTGGTGATGAAATTCCAGCCAGAACTTCCAAGAAAATGCATGCTAAGAAAATAGCAGATCTAATTGGCAATGGCATCTTCAAAGATGTTGCACCGCCAGGATTCTCTGAAAAGACACGAAGCAAAGCAAAGCTGAAAGAATTGATCGGTAATGATATCTTTGCTGATAGGAAGGATCCTCCTCGATACTACTTTGGTGGTATCCGCAAACCTCCAGGTGGTGAGAGCAGCATCACACTAGCTTGA
- the LOC103971314 gene encoding transcription elongation factor SPT4 homolog 2, with product MASGKRSDYFRGDEEDDRAPSFAQIPTSFGHELRACLRCRLVKTYDQFRESGCENCPFLEMEKEHDNVVNCTTPNFTGIISVMDPSRSWAARWLRIGRYIPGCYTLAVSEELPEEYQAICADNNVQYVPPKRA from the exons ATGGCGAGCGGGAAGCGGAGCGATTACTTCCGTGGGGATGAGGAGGACGATCGGGCGCCAAGCTTCGCCCAGATCCCCACCAGCTTCGGCCACGAGCTTAGGGCTTGCCTCCGCTGTCGTCTCGTCAAGACCTACGACCAG TTCAGGGAATCTGGATGTGAGAACTGCCCCTTCTTGGAGATGGAGAAGGAGCATGACAATGTCGTAAATTGCACCACCCCCAATTTTACAGG GATAATTTCAGTCATGGATCCAAGTAGAAGTTGGGCTGCTAGATGGTTGAGAATTG GGAGGTATATCCCCGGATGCTATACACTGGCAGTCTCTGAAGAACTTCCAGAGGAGTATCAG GCAATTTGTGCCGATAACAATGTTCAGTATGTGCCTCCTAAGCGTGCATAA